The segment CGACTACTCCGGCGCGAGCCCGTCGTCAGACGCCAAATCCGCGCTCCTCGCGAGCCTGCCCGCCGGTGCCGAGTTCGAACGGTTCGCGGGCGCCAGCAAGGGAGGAGGCAGCCTCGGTAGACCACGTTTCGTCGCGGTCGCGCGATGGCGCGGCGGTCGCATAGCCCGCGAAGCGAAGGCACTTCTGTCGTCTGGCTGGGACTGGGCGACCGGAAACGCTGCCCGCCCTAGCAGACTGAACGACGCCGTGAACGGAGCCACATCCGCACCGGATCCCTTCCTTCACACCGATCGCGGATTCATCGTGCGGCGGATCGCCGCGGACACGCGAAAGGTCGAGCGCAACTCGGACTTCGACCGGAAGCTGGACGCGAAGCTGTTGCGGGCGATGGGTTCCGAGATCGGATCCATCCACGCTTCCACGCCGCAGCTCAAGCAGGCGATCCTCGACGATCTCAAACAGCGCGATCCCGGCTGGCTTTACGAAACGGCCAAGGCGACGGCTTCGGCGGTCGGGACAGATTTCGCCGAATGGAGTGCCTCCAATGCCTGAAAAGAAATTGACGAACGACGGGATTGATTTTCCCTAACACAAGCTTAAGGTGTAGCTATCAAATAATAATCGCGTCAGAACTTTTCGGCCAGCCGGCTCTATGCCGGGATGGTTTCGTGTGTCCATTTTTCGGTCCGTCATGCGGGCGTTGCGTCCGACAGCCATCATATGCGGACAACATTCATAGGAGGCGTCATGGCAAATATCGATTTCGTGCGTCTCAAGAAGGTCGCCGACCAGGTTGACGCGCTCCAGCAGAGCCAGGCGCTCGGAAAATTCCGGCCCGAGCGCATCCCAAACATCGCCTTCCCGACGGCGCCCTTCAGTTGCTCGGCCTTCGAGGCCGGCGTGAGCCCGGATTGCACGTACCGACTGATCTCGGCGGCGCTGGAGGAGGCCAAACATACCCTGCTCGTGTACGTGTACGAAATCCATGCCGAATACATGGTCGATCTCGTCAAACAGGCCCACGCCAAGGGCGCAAAGGTGCGCCTCATGTACGACCACGGCGGTACGCACGCCGAGGAGCGCGACGTGCTGGAAGCGCTCGCCGACGATGGCTTGGAGATCAAGCCGGCGCCGTCGAGCGGCGGACGCGGAGTCTTCACCGTGTGCCACCAGAAGTTCGTGGTGATTGACGGAAAGACCGTCGTCGTCGAGAGCGCGAACTGGGCCGAGACCTCGATCCCGCTCGTCAAGGAAGGCGATCCCTTCAAGAAGGGGAATCGCGAATGGATGCTCCGCATGGACGATGCGGAGGTCGCCAAATTCTTCACCGCAGTGTTCGACGCCGACTGGAACATCCCCGATCTCGGT is part of the Bradyrhizobium quebecense genome and harbors:
- a CDS encoding DUF2252 family protein, whose product is MSFVDQNTAYETWMRTVCDVVEEDLERKHDRMSKTAFKFLRATFFRWAHTVAATVPEIMELPAPLAVGDAHVENFGTWRDAETRLVWGINDHDDAAEIPYASDILRLAVSVRLADFSVGSRDAAQAIFEGYGEGLRDPGPTLLDQKEMWMRDYVTVTDEHRTAFWGEIDDYSGASPSSDAKSALLASLPAGAEFERFAGASKGGGSLGRPRFVAVARWRGGRIAREAKALLSSGWDWATGNAARPSRLNDAVNGATSAPDPFLHTDRGFIVRRIAADTRKVERNSDFDRKLDAKLLRAMGSEIGSIHASTPQLKQAILDDLKQRDPGWLYETAKATASAVGTDFAEWSASNA